One Streptomyces fagopyri DNA window includes the following coding sequences:
- the groL gene encoding chaperonin GroEL (60 kDa chaperone family; promotes refolding of misfolded polypeptides especially under stressful conditions; forms two stacked rings of heptamers to form a barrel-shaped 14mer; ends can be capped by GroES; misfolded proteins enter the barrel where they are refolded when GroES binds) — MAKIIAFDEEARRGLERGMNQLADAVKVTLGPKGRNVVLEKKWGAPTITNDGVSIAKEIELEDPYEKIGAELVKEVAKKTDDVAGDGTTTATVLAQALVREGLRNVAAGANPMALKRGIEKAVEAVSGALLEQAKDVETKEQIASTASISAADTQIGELIAEAMDKVGKEGVITVEESQTFGLELELTEGMRFDKGYISAYFATDMERMEASLDDPYILIANSKIGNVKDLLPLLEKVMQSGKPLLIIAEDVEGEALSTLVVNKIRGTFKSVAVKAPGFGDRRKAMLGDIAILTGGEVISEEVGLKLENAGIDLLGRARKVVITKDETTIVDGAGSADQVAGRVNQIRAEIENSDSDYDREKLQERLAKLAGGVAVIKAGAATEVELKERKHRIEDAVRNAKAAVEEGIVAGGGVALLQASSVFEKLELTGDEATGANAVKLALEAPLKQIAVNGGLEGGVIVEKVRNLPVGHGLNAATGEYVDMIAEGIIDPAKVTRSALQNAASIAALFLTTEAVIADKPEKASAAAPGGMPGGDMDF; from the coding sequence ATGGCCAAGATCATCGCGTTCGACGAGGAGGCACGGCGCGGTCTCGAGCGCGGGATGAACCAGCTCGCCGACGCCGTCAAGGTCACCCTTGGCCCCAAGGGCCGCAACGTCGTCCTCGAGAAGAAGTGGGGCGCCCCCACGATCACCAACGATGGTGTTTCCATCGCCAAGGAGATCGAGCTCGAGGACCCGTACGAGAAGATCGGCGCCGAGCTGGTCAAGGAAGTCGCCAAGAAGACGGACGACGTCGCCGGTGACGGCACGACCACCGCGACCGTTCTCGCCCAGGCGCTCGTCCGTGAGGGCCTGCGCAACGTGGCCGCCGGCGCCAACCCGATGGCCCTCAAGCGCGGTATCGAGAAGGCCGTCGAGGCCGTCTCCGGTGCCCTGCTCGAGCAGGCCAAGGATGTCGAGACCAAGGAGCAGATCGCTTCCACGGCCTCCATCTCCGCCGCCGACACCCAGATCGGCGAGCTCATCGCCGAGGCGATGGACAAGGTCGGCAAGGAAGGCGTCATCACCGTCGAGGAGTCCCAGACCTTCGGTCTGGAGCTCGAGCTCACCGAGGGTATGCGCTTCGACAAGGGCTACATCTCGGCGTACTTCGCCACCGACATGGAGCGGATGGAGGCGTCGCTCGACGACCCCTACATCCTCATCGCCAACTCCAAGATCGGCAACGTCAAGGACCTGCTCCCGCTCCTGGAGAAGGTCATGCAGTCGGGCAAGCCGCTGCTGATCATCGCCGAGGACGTCGAGGGCGAGGCCCTGTCGACCCTGGTCGTCAACAAGATCCGTGGCACCTTCAAGTCCGTCGCCGTCAAGGCGCCGGGCTTCGGTGACCGCCGCAAGGCCATGCTCGGCGACATCGCCATCCTCACGGGCGGCGAGGTCATCTCCGAGGAGGTCGGCCTCAAGCTGGAGAACGCGGGCATCGACCTGCTCGGCCGCGCCCGCAAGGTCGTCATCACCAAGGACGAGACCACGATCGTCGACGGCGCCGGCTCCGCCGACCAGGTCGCCGGCCGGGTCAACCAGATCCGCGCCGAGATCGAGAACTCGGACTCGGACTACGACCGCGAGAAGCTCCAGGAGCGCCTGGCGAAGCTGGCCGGCGGCGTGGCCGTCATCAAGGCCGGTGCCGCCACCGAGGTCGAGCTCAAGGAGCGCAAGCACCGCATCGAGGACGCCGTTCGCAACGCGAAGGCGGCCGTCGAGGAGGGCATCGTCGCCGGTGGTGGCGTGGCCCTGCTCCAGGCTTCCTCGGTCTTCGAGAAGCTCGAACTCACGGGTGACGAGGCGACCGGCGCCAACGCCGTGAAGCTCGCCCTGGAGGCCCCGCTCAAGCAGATCGCCGTCAACGGTGGTCTCGAGGGTGGCGTCATCGTCGAGAAGGTGCGCAACCTGCCCGTCGGCCACGGCCTCAACGCCGCGACCGGTGAGTACGTCGACATGATCGCCGAAGGCATCATCGACCCGGCGAAGGTGACCCGTTCCGCGCTGCAGAACGCCGCCTCCATCGCCGCGCTGTTCCTCACCACCGAGGCCGTCATCGCCGACAAGCCGGAGAAGGCCTCCGCGGCCGCTCCGGGCGGCATGCCGGGCGGTGACATGGACTTCTGA